A part of Salvelinus alpinus chromosome 5, SLU_Salpinus.1, whole genome shotgun sequence genomic DNA contains:
- the LOC139576891 gene encoding lysine-specific demethylase 2B-like isoform X6 gives MVKDASGVVNDELPNCWECPKCNYAGKTGKQKRGPGFKYASNLPGSLLKEQKAVKEEGEATSTSTAKRKTEGGDISRHRPEEWEPLHRHPPVLTPSTLPRPRPEDKLRKKRKLFDDDEEEDFSVRKKGKADEPLFPKLLHQIKTEEEDQEEEVDEEETDSLFWRGLERRDHLGDTEDWAEDGDGKDTKTNFPRPPLKTSVLDSDQSHCSSPQAGPSSEGGSEPQEKGPRPKARRKRRLPNKELSKALNQEIQKSEDCLANENRQPLKVEPESENEEPKRGFCIGSDLGGERPHLRTKEMNGTPWELRHFYPSQITPLGFNRSSPGTRPLPPRSPPKCVQMERHVIRPPPISPPPDRLPLVDGKTHAVQREVWMKLFGHFTHKELCVCMRVCKTWNRWCCDKRLWTNIDLNRCKSITPLMLSGIIRRQPLSLDLSWTNISKKQLSWLINRLPGLRVLLLSGCSWVAVSALCTSSCPLLRTLDVQWVEGLKDAQMRDLLSPPTDNRPGQLDNRCKLRNILDLRLAGLDITDASLRLIIRHMPVLSRLDLSYCNHINDHSVNLLTAAGTTTRDSLTEINLSVCNRVTDHSLTFFKRCGSICHIDLRYCKQVTKTACEQFIAEMSVSVQFGLKEDKLLQKLS, from the exons ATG GTAAAGGATGCTTCTGGCGTGGTGAACGATGAACTTCCTAACTGTTGGGAATGTCCCAAATGTAACTACGCTGGGAAAACCGGAAAA CAAAAAAGGGGACCAGGGTTCAAGTATGCGTCTAACCTCCCTGGCTCCCTGCTGAAGGAGCAGAAGGCAGTCAAGGAGGAGGGTGAGGCCACATCTACGTCTACAGCCAAGAGGAAGACTGAGGGGGGTGATATCTCAAGACACAGACCTGAGGAATGGGAGCCCCTCCACAGACACCCCCCTGTCCTGACCCCCAGCACCCTGCCTCGGCCCAGACCTGAGGACAaactgaggaagaagaggaagctCTTCGACGATGACGAGGAAGAGGACTTCAGTGTGAGGAAGAAG gGAAAGGCAGATGAACCTCTGTTCCCCAAACTCCTTCATCAGATCAAGACTGAGGAGGAAGACCAGGAGGAGGAAGTGGATGAGGAGGAGACGGACTCTCTGTTCTGGCgaggcctggagaggagagatcatTTAGGAGATACCGAGGACTGGGCAGAGGACGGGGATGGCAAAGACACAAAGACAAACTTTCCAAGGCCTCCTCTCAAAACTTCTGTTCTAGACAGTGACCAGTCTCACTGCAGCTCTCCACAGGCTGGCCCCAGCAGCGAGGGTGGCAGTGAACCCCAGGAGAAGGGCCCACGCCCCAAAGCGCGCCGCAAACGCCGTTTACCCAACAAGGAGCTGAGCAAAGCACTGAACCAGGAGATCCAAAAGAGTGAGGACTGCCTAGCCAATGAGAACCGCCAGCCCCTCAAGGTGGAGCCAGAGAGTGAGAATGAGGAGCCCAAGAGGGGCTTCTGCATCGGCAGTGACCTGGGAGGGGAGCGCCCCCACCTCCGGACCAAGGAAATGAATGGCACCCCCTGGGAGCTGCGCCACTTCTACCCCAGCCAGATCACCCCTCTGGGCTTCAACAGGAGCTCCCCTGGCACCCGGCCCCTGCCCCCACGCTCCCCACCCAAGTGTGTCCAAATGGAGCGCCACGTAATCCGGCCACCCCCCATCAGCCCCCCGCCGGACAGACTGCCCCTGGTGGACGGGAAGACCCATGCGGTGCAGCGAGAGGTCTGGATGAAGCTCTTTGGGCACTTCACACACAAGGAGCTGTGTGTCTGCATGCGTGTCTGCAAGACATGGAATAGATG GTGCTGTGATAAAAGACTGTGGACCAACATCGATCTGAACCGCTGTAAATCTATCACTCCCCTCATGCTGAGTGGCATCATCCGCAGACAGCCCCTCTCACTGGACCTCAGCTGGACCAACATCTCCAAGAAGCAGCTGAGCTGGCTAATAAACCGTTTACCAG GTCTGCGGGTGTTGCTGCTCTCAGGGTGCTCGTGGGTGGCTGTGTCTGCCCTCTGCACCTCTAGCTGCCCTCTGCTGCGCACCCTGGATGTGCAGTGGGTGGAAGGGCTCAAAGATGCCCAGATGAGGGACCTACTCTCGCCCCCGACCGATAATAGACCAG GTCAGTTGGACAACCGCTGTAAACTGAGGAACATCCTGGACTTGCGTCTGGCTGGACTGGACATCACAGACGCCTCTCTGCGTCTGATTATCAGACATATGCCGGTACTTTCCCGACTGGACCTGAGCTACTGCAACCACATCAACGACCATTCAGTCAACCTGCTGACGGCCGCAGGGACCACAACCAGAGACTCCCTCACAGAGATCAACCTGTCAG TTTGTAATAGGGTGACAGACCATTCCCTTACCTTCTTCAAGCGCTGTGGAAGCATCTGTCACATTGACCTGCGCTATTGCAAACAGGTGACCAAGACGGCTTGTGAACAGTTCATAGCAGAGATGTCCGTGAGTGTACAGTTTGGACTCAAAGAGGACAAATTACTGCAGAAACTCAGCTAG
- the LOC139576891 gene encoding lysine-specific demethylase 2B-like isoform X5, with product MVKDASGVVNDELPNCWECPKCNYAGKTGKVCKQKRGPGFKYASNLPGSLLKEQKAVKEEGEATSTSTAKRKTEGGDISRHRPEEWEPLHRHPPVLTPSTLPRPRPEDKLRKKRKLFDDDEEEDFSVRKKGKADEPLFPKLLHQIKTEEEDQEEEVDEEETDSLFWRGLERRDHLGDTEDWAEDGDGKDTKTNFPRPPLKTSVLDSDQSHCSSPQAGPSSEGGSEPQEKGPRPKARRKRRLPNKELSKALNQEIQKSEDCLANENRQPLKVEPESENEEPKRGFCIGSDLGGERPHLRTKEMNGTPWELRHFYPSQITPLGFNRSSPGTRPLPPRSPPKCVQMERHVIRPPPISPPPDRLPLVDGKTHAVQREVWMKLFGHFTHKELCVCMRVCKTWNRWCCDKRLWTNIDLNRCKSITPLMLSGIIRRQPLSLDLSWTNISKKQLSWLINRLPGLRVLLLSGCSWVAVSALCTSSCPLLRTLDVQWVEGLKDAQMRDLLSPPTDNRPGQLDNRCKLRNILDLRLAGLDITDASLRLIIRHMPVLSRLDLSYCNHINDHSVNLLTAAGTTTRDSLTEINLSVCNRVTDHSLTFFKRCGSICHIDLRYCKQVTKTACEQFIAEMSVSVQFGLKEDKLLQKLS from the exons ATG GTAAAGGATGCTTCTGGCGTGGTGAACGATGAACTTCCTAACTGTTGGGAATGTCCCAAATGTAACTACGCTGGGAAAACCGGAAAA GTCTGCAAGCAAAAAAGGGGACCAGGGTTCAAGTATGCGTCTAACCTCCCTGGCTCCCTGCTGAAGGAGCAGAAGGCAGTCAAGGAGGAGGGTGAGGCCACATCTACGTCTACAGCCAAGAGGAAGACTGAGGGGGGTGATATCTCAAGACACAGACCTGAGGAATGGGAGCCCCTCCACAGACACCCCCCTGTCCTGACCCCCAGCACCCTGCCTCGGCCCAGACCTGAGGACAaactgaggaagaagaggaagctCTTCGACGATGACGAGGAAGAGGACTTCAGTGTGAGGAAGAAG gGAAAGGCAGATGAACCTCTGTTCCCCAAACTCCTTCATCAGATCAAGACTGAGGAGGAAGACCAGGAGGAGGAAGTGGATGAGGAGGAGACGGACTCTCTGTTCTGGCgaggcctggagaggagagatcatTTAGGAGATACCGAGGACTGGGCAGAGGACGGGGATGGCAAAGACACAAAGACAAACTTTCCAAGGCCTCCTCTCAAAACTTCTGTTCTAGACAGTGACCAGTCTCACTGCAGCTCTCCACAGGCTGGCCCCAGCAGCGAGGGTGGCAGTGAACCCCAGGAGAAGGGCCCACGCCCCAAAGCGCGCCGCAAACGCCGTTTACCCAACAAGGAGCTGAGCAAAGCACTGAACCAGGAGATCCAAAAGAGTGAGGACTGCCTAGCCAATGAGAACCGCCAGCCCCTCAAGGTGGAGCCAGAGAGTGAGAATGAGGAGCCCAAGAGGGGCTTCTGCATCGGCAGTGACCTGGGAGGGGAGCGCCCCCACCTCCGGACCAAGGAAATGAATGGCACCCCCTGGGAGCTGCGCCACTTCTACCCCAGCCAGATCACCCCTCTGGGCTTCAACAGGAGCTCCCCTGGCACCCGGCCCCTGCCCCCACGCTCCCCACCCAAGTGTGTCCAAATGGAGCGCCACGTAATCCGGCCACCCCCCATCAGCCCCCCGCCGGACAGACTGCCCCTGGTGGACGGGAAGACCCATGCGGTGCAGCGAGAGGTCTGGATGAAGCTCTTTGGGCACTTCACACACAAGGAGCTGTGTGTCTGCATGCGTGTCTGCAAGACATGGAATAGATG GTGCTGTGATAAAAGACTGTGGACCAACATCGATCTGAACCGCTGTAAATCTATCACTCCCCTCATGCTGAGTGGCATCATCCGCAGACAGCCCCTCTCACTGGACCTCAGCTGGACCAACATCTCCAAGAAGCAGCTGAGCTGGCTAATAAACCGTTTACCAG GTCTGCGGGTGTTGCTGCTCTCAGGGTGCTCGTGGGTGGCTGTGTCTGCCCTCTGCACCTCTAGCTGCCCTCTGCTGCGCACCCTGGATGTGCAGTGGGTGGAAGGGCTCAAAGATGCCCAGATGAGGGACCTACTCTCGCCCCCGACCGATAATAGACCAG GTCAGTTGGACAACCGCTGTAAACTGAGGAACATCCTGGACTTGCGTCTGGCTGGACTGGACATCACAGACGCCTCTCTGCGTCTGATTATCAGACATATGCCGGTACTTTCCCGACTGGACCTGAGCTACTGCAACCACATCAACGACCATTCAGTCAACCTGCTGACGGCCGCAGGGACCACAACCAGAGACTCCCTCACAGAGATCAACCTGTCAG TTTGTAATAGGGTGACAGACCATTCCCTTACCTTCTTCAAGCGCTGTGGAAGCATCTGTCACATTGACCTGCGCTATTGCAAACAGGTGACCAAGACGGCTTGTGAACAGTTCATAGCAGAGATGTCCGTGAGTGTACAGTTTGGACTCAAAGAGGACAAATTACTGCAGAAACTCAGCTAG